The Pseudomonas azadiae genome includes a window with the following:
- a CDS encoding HlyD family type I secretion periplasmic adaptor subunit, protein MSSITVEPGFKEREARFFVRMGWLLTVVGAGGFFLWAGLAPLDQGIPVQGTVVVSGKRKAVQTLSPGVVSRILVREGERVKQGQPLFRLDQTQSQADVHSLQAQYRMAWASVARWQSERDNQPGVTFPAELSTQPDPALALVLEGQRQLFSSRREAFAREQAGIRANIDGATAQLNGMRRARSDLTAQAQSLRDQLSNLQPLADNGYIPRNRLMDYQRQLSQVQQDLAQNTGESGRVEQGILESRLKLQQHREEYQKEVRSQLADAQLRSLTLEQQLTSAGFDLQHSEINAPADGIAVNLGVHTEGAVVRAGETLLEIVPQDTRLEVEGHLPVHLVDKVGTHLPVDILFTAFNQSRTPRVPGEVSLVSADQMLDEKTGAPYYVLRTTVSDAALGKLHGLVIKPGMPAEMFVRTGERSLLNYLFKPLLDRAGSALTEE, encoded by the coding sequence ATGAGCAGCATCACTGTTGAACCAGGTTTCAAAGAGCGCGAAGCACGGTTTTTTGTGCGCATGGGCTGGCTGCTGACCGTGGTCGGTGCCGGTGGTTTTTTCCTGTGGGCCGGCCTGGCGCCGCTGGACCAAGGCATTCCGGTGCAGGGCACGGTGGTGGTGTCCGGCAAGCGCAAGGCCGTGCAAACCCTCAGCCCCGGCGTGGTCAGCCGCATTCTGGTGCGCGAGGGCGAGCGGGTGAAGCAGGGCCAGCCGCTGTTTCGCCTCGACCAGACCCAGAGTCAGGCCGATGTGCACTCGCTGCAGGCCCAGTACCGCATGGCCTGGGCCAGCGTGGCGCGCTGGCAGAGCGAGCGGGACAACCAACCCGGTGTGACGTTTCCCGCCGAGCTGAGCACCCAACCTGATCCGGCATTGGCGCTCGTACTCGAAGGCCAGCGCCAACTGTTCAGCAGCCGCCGCGAAGCCTTTGCCCGCGAGCAGGCGGGCATCCGCGCGAATATCGATGGCGCCACGGCGCAGCTCAACGGCATGCGCCGCGCCCGCAGCGACCTGACCGCCCAGGCGCAATCCCTGCGCGACCAATTGAGCAACCTGCAACCGCTGGCCGACAACGGCTACATCCCGCGCAACCGGCTGATGGACTACCAGCGCCAGTTGTCCCAGGTGCAACAGGACCTGGCACAGAACACCGGCGAAAGCGGCCGGGTAGAGCAGGGCATCCTGGAGTCGCGGCTCAAGTTGCAGCAGCACCGCGAGGAATATCAGAAGGAGGTGCGCAGCCAACTGGCCGACGCGCAACTGCGTAGCCTGACCCTGGAACAGCAGCTCACTTCCGCCGGGTTCGACTTGCAGCACAGCGAAATCAACGCGCCGGCGGATGGCATCGCGGTCAACCTCGGCGTGCACACCGAGGGCGCCGTGGTGCGTGCGGGCGAAACCCTGTTGGAAATCGTGCCCCAGGACACGCGTCTGGAAGTCGAAGGGCACCTGCCGGTGCACCTGGTGGACAAGGTTGGCACGCACCTGCCGGTCGACATTCTGTTCACCGCTTTCAACCAGAGCCGCACCCCGCGGGTACCGGGCGAGGTCAGCCTGGTCTCCGCCGACCAGATGCTCGATGAAAAAACCGGCGCGCCTTACTACGTGCTGCGCACCACGGTCAGTGACGCCGCACTGGGAAAACTCCACGGCCTGGTGATCAAACCCGGCATGCCCGCCGAGATGTTCGTGCGCACCGGCGAGCGCTCGCTGCTCAATTACCTGTTCAAGCCGCTGCTCGATCGCGCCGGCTCCGCGTTGACCGAGGAATGA
- a CDS encoding TolC family outer membrane protein has translation MKPVFIALLLTCASAQAAMGPFDVYEQALRNDPVFLGAIKERDAGLENRTIGRAGLLPKLSYNYNKGRNNSEAHLPDGRGGSYRDDRNYNSYGSTFSLQQPLFDYEAYANYRKGVAQALFADESFRDKSQALLVRVLTYYTQALFAQDQIDIARAKKKAFEQQFQQNRHLFQQGEGTRTDILEAESRYELATAEEIQALDEQDASLRELGALIGVQSVDIHDLAPLNQGFAAFTLSPANYDSWHQLAISSNPTLASQRQALEVARYEVERNRAGHLPKVTAYASSRQQESDSGNTYNQRYDTNTIGVEVSVPLYAGGGISASTRQASRAMEQAEYELEGKTRETLIELRRQFSACLSGVSKLRAYQKALASAEALVVSTRQSILGGERVNLDALNAEQQLYSTRRDLAQARYDYLMAWTKLHYYAGNLRETDLAKVDEAFGPEGKR, from the coding sequence ATGAAGCCCGTGTTCATTGCCTTGCTATTGACTTGCGCCAGCGCCCAAGCCGCCATGGGCCCGTTCGACGTGTACGAGCAAGCCCTGCGCAACGACCCGGTGTTCCTCGGTGCCATCAAGGAGCGCGACGCCGGCCTGGAAAACCGGACCATCGGCCGCGCCGGCCTGCTGCCCAAGCTTTCCTACAACTACAACAAGGGCCGCAACAACTCCGAGGCGCACTTGCCGGACGGGCGCGGCGGCAGCTATCGCGACGACCGCAACTACAACAGCTACGGCTCCACCTTCAGCCTGCAACAGCCGTTGTTCGACTACGAGGCCTACGCCAACTACCGCAAGGGCGTGGCCCAGGCGCTGTTTGCCGACGAAAGCTTTCGCGACAAGAGCCAGGCGCTGCTGGTGCGAGTGTTGACCTATTACACCCAGGCGCTGTTCGCCCAGGACCAGATCGACATCGCCCGTGCCAAGAAGAAGGCCTTCGAGCAGCAGTTCCAGCAGAACCGGCACCTGTTCCAGCAGGGCGAGGGCACCCGCACCGACATCCTCGAAGCCGAGTCGCGTTACGAGCTGGCCACCGCCGAGGAGATCCAGGCGCTGGATGAGCAGGACGCGTCGTTAAGAGAGCTGGGCGCGCTGATTGGCGTGCAGAGCGTCGACATCCACGATCTGGCACCGCTCAACCAGGGCTTTGCCGCGTTTACGCTGAGCCCGGCGAACTACGACAGTTGGCATCAACTGGCGATCAGCAGCAACCCCACGCTCGCGTCCCAGCGCCAGGCCCTGGAAGTGGCGCGCTATGAGGTGGAACGCAACCGCGCCGGGCATTTGCCCAAGGTCACGGCCTACGCCAGTTCGCGCCAGCAGGAATCCGACAGCGGCAATACCTACAACCAGCGCTATGACACCAACACCATTGGCGTCGAGGTGAGCGTGCCGCTGTATGCCGGTGGCGGCATTTCGGCCTCCACCCGCCAGGCCAGCCGCGCGATGGAGCAGGCCGAGTACGAACTGGAGGGCAAGACCCGCGAGACCCTGATAGAGCTGCGTCGCCAGTTCAGCGCTTGCCTGTCCGGCGTGAGCAAGCTGCGCGCTTACCAGAAGGCCCTGGCTTCGGCCGAAGCGCTGGTGGTGTCGACCCGGCAAAGCATCCTGGGCGGCGAGCGGGTCAACCTCGATGCGCTGAATGCCGAACAACAGCTGTACAGCACCCGTCGCGACCTGGCCCAGGCCCGTTACGACTATTTGATGGCCTGGACCAAATTGCATTACTACGCGGGCAACCTGCGTGAGACCGACCTGGCCAAGGTGGATGAAGCCTTCGGCCCGGAGGGAAAACGGTAG
- the eprS gene encoding autotransporter serine peptidase EprS — MITDSPRFKPFTAGSLLLLSVAAQAQYTEPGQPGNPASWRSAEYQSDWGLGRMKADEAYAAGISGKGVKIGALDSGFDANHPEASMDRFHPVTASGTYVDGSAFSTTGALNPNNDSHGTHVTGTMGAARDGVGMHGVAYNAQVYVGNTNANDSFLFGPTPDPKYFKAVYSALVDSGVRAINNSWGSQPKDVSYQTLGDLHAAYAQHYNRGTWLDAAAQVAKAGVINVFSAGNSGYANASVRSALPYFQPELEGHWLAVSGLDQANNQKYNKCGIAKYWCISTPGALINSTIPNGGYGVKSGTSMSAPHATGALALVMQRYPYMTNDQALQVLLTTSTQLDGSTTQAPNTTVGWGVPDLGRAMRGPGQLLGVMNVNLAAGQSDRWSNGISDQALIQRQAEDAAEHTAWQQTLKDKGWQNGLGANASQQDQTDYAVGAARDQAAANRAYAGSLIKSGAGTLVLTGDSTYRGATSVNGGLLAVNGSLASAVSVNDSGTLGGSGRIGALSVNSGGRVAPGNSVGTLQVAGDVNLGAGSTYAVELTPTGSDRIIAGGQAILGGGNLTLALENSPTLLSAAQAQSLIGRQYDILQAAGGIQGQFGRVLPDYLFIGASLDYAANGVRLDVVRNDASFASVAANRNQRAVANAAEQLGAGNPVYESVLRSDSLGAARQGLQQLSGEIYPALGAMLINDSRQLRDAVGERLREQPVTGQSNLWLKALGAWGKTDSRSETAGSTASLGGLLLGMDGALDEQTRVGVVAGYSDGSLSMGNASHASASVDSYHIGAYAGRELDEWRLSLGGAYSWHRGDVKRDLQYGEVSAKQKARLDARSAQLFTEAAYRLPLQPLTLEPFANLAYVHLDSDSFHERGDAAALQRGSDRRDAVLGTLGLRALKTLALNDHQQLDLSGSLGWQHSLSAVESEEHLAFVAGGPSFTVRSAPVQRDAALLGAQASLALSPAMRLNLDYNGQLGGRAKTQGVGLSLNWQF; from the coding sequence ATGATCACGGATTCACCACGTTTCAAACCCTTCACCGCAGGCTCGTTGCTGCTGCTGTCCGTTGCGGCACAGGCGCAGTACACCGAGCCCGGTCAGCCGGGTAATCCAGCCAGTTGGCGTTCCGCCGAGTACCAGAGCGACTGGGGTCTGGGGCGCATGAAGGCGGATGAAGCCTATGCCGCCGGGATCAGCGGCAAGGGTGTGAAAATCGGAGCGCTGGACTCAGGTTTCGATGCCAATCACCCAGAAGCGTCCATGGACCGCTTCCACCCGGTCACCGCCAGCGGCACTTACGTGGATGGCAGTGCCTTCAGCACCACTGGCGCGCTCAACCCCAACAACGATTCCCACGGCACTCACGTCACCGGCACCATGGGCGCGGCGCGCGACGGCGTGGGCATGCATGGCGTGGCGTATAACGCACAGGTCTATGTAGGCAATACCAACGCCAACGACAGCTTCCTGTTCGGCCCGACCCCAGACCCCAAGTATTTCAAAGCGGTGTACAGCGCCCTGGTGGATTCCGGCGTGCGCGCCATCAACAACAGCTGGGGCAGCCAGCCCAAGGACGTCAGCTACCAGACCTTGGGCGATCTCCACGCTGCCTATGCCCAGCACTACAACCGCGGCACTTGGCTGGACGCAGCGGCGCAGGTGGCCAAGGCTGGCGTGATCAACGTGTTCAGCGCCGGCAACAGCGGCTATGCGAATGCCAGCGTGCGTTCGGCGCTGCCCTATTTCCAGCCGGAGCTGGAAGGTCACTGGCTGGCGGTGTCGGGGCTGGATCAAGCCAATAACCAGAAATACAACAAGTGCGGTATCGCCAAGTACTGGTGCATTTCCACCCCGGGTGCGTTGATCAACAGCACCATCCCCAATGGCGGTTACGGCGTGAAGTCCGGCACCTCGATGTCGGCGCCCCATGCCACGGGCGCGCTGGCGCTGGTGATGCAACGCTACCCCTACATGACCAACGACCAGGCCTTGCAGGTGCTGCTGACCACCTCCACTCAGCTGGACGGTTCGACCACCCAGGCGCCCAACACCACTGTGGGCTGGGGCGTGCCCGACCTGGGGCGGGCGATGCGCGGGCCGGGGCAATTGCTCGGTGTAATGAACGTAAATCTGGCCGCGGGGCAGAGCGATCGCTGGAGCAACGGCATCTCTGACCAGGCCCTGATCCAGCGCCAGGCCGAGGATGCTGCCGAGCACACCGCCTGGCAGCAAACCCTGAAAGACAAGGGTTGGCAAAACGGCCTGGGCGCCAATGCCAGCCAGCAGGACCAGACAGACTACGCCGTCGGCGCGGCACGTGACCAGGCTGCGGCGAACCGGGCCTACGCAGGCAGCCTGATCAAGTCCGGCGCGGGCACGCTGGTGCTCACTGGCGACAGCACTTACCGTGGAGCCACCAGCGTCAACGGCGGGTTGCTGGCGGTCAACGGTTCGCTGGCTTCAGCGGTGAGCGTGAACGACAGCGGCACCCTCGGCGGCTCCGGGCGGATTGGCGCGCTGTCGGTGAACAGCGGCGGCCGCGTGGCGCCGGGCAACTCCGTGGGCACCTTGCAAGTGGCGGGGGATGTGAATCTGGGCGCGGGCTCGACCTATGCCGTGGAACTCACGCCCACCGGCAGCGACCGAATAATCGCCGGCGGCCAGGCAATCCTCGGCGGCGGCAACCTTACGCTGGCCCTGGAAAACAGCCCGACGCTGCTCAGCGCGGCGCAGGCGCAAAGCCTGATCGGGCGCCAGTACGACATCCTCCAGGCGGCGGGTGGCATCCAGGGTCAATTTGGTCGGGTACTGCCCGATTACCTGTTCATTGGCGCCAGCCTCGATTATGCCGCCAATGGCGTGCGGCTGGACGTGGTGCGCAATGACGCGAGCTTCGCCAGCGTGGCTGCCAATCGCAATCAGCGGGCGGTAGCCAACGCCGCCGAACAACTCGGCGCGGGCAACCCGGTGTATGAGAGCGTGCTGCGCTCCGACTCCCTGGGCGCTGCGCGGCAGGGTTTGCAGCAACTGTCCGGCGAGATCTACCCGGCGCTGGGCGCCATGCTGATCAACGACAGCCGCCAACTGCGCGACGCCGTGGGTGAGCGGCTGCGCGAACAGCCTGTAACGGGGCAGAGCAACCTGTGGCTCAAGGCGCTTGGCGCCTGGGGCAAGACCGACAGCCGCAGCGAGACCGCCGGTTCCACTGCCTCCCTGGGCGGCTTGCTGCTGGGCATGGACGGTGCGCTGGATGAGCAGACCCGCGTCGGCGTGGTCGCGGGCTATAGCGACGGTTCGCTGAGTATGGGCAACGCCAGCCATGCCTCGGCGTCGGTCGACAGCTATCACATAGGCGCTTATGCCGGCCGCGAACTGGATGAGTGGCGCCTGAGCCTGGGGGGTGCGTACAGCTGGCACCGTGGCGATGTGAAGCGCGACCTGCAATACGGCGAGGTCAGCGCTAAGCAAAAGGCCAGGCTGGATGCGCGCAGTGCCCAGCTGTTTACCGAAGCTGCCTACCGCCTCCCGCTACAACCGCTGACGCTGGAGCCGTTCGCCAATCTGGCCTACGTGCACCTGGACAGTGATTCATTCCATGAAAGAGGCGATGCCGCCGCCCTGCAACGCGGCAGTGACCGGCGCGACGCCGTGCTCGGCACCCTCGGCCTGCGCGCGCTGAAGACCCTTGCACTCAACGATCACCAGCAACTGGACCTGTCCGGTTCGCTGGGCTGGCAACACAGCCTGAGCGCCGTCGAGTCTGAAGAACACCTGGCGTTTGTCGCCGGTGGCCCGTCATTCACCGTGCGCAGCGCACCGGTGCAGCGCGACGCGGCTCTGCTAGGCGCGCAGGCGAGCCTGGCGCTGAGCCCGGCCATGCGGCTCAACCTCGATTACAACGGCCAGTTGGGGGGTCGAGCGAAAACCCAGGGGGTGGGCTTGAGCCTGAACTGGCAGTTCTGA
- a CDS encoding autotransporter domain-containing protein — protein sequence MNKRKSGLTSAIHTALGYPSRANRSAPYGALLCCLASLGTAQAAPYVETGKTGDAASWRSNEFKADWGLGAVHADTAYAAGYTGKGVKLGIFDQPVYAQHPEFASPGKVVTVVTEGIRQYTDPYIPVKAGDAFRYDGTPSLGSNGKLGNHGTHVGGIAAGNRDGGPMHGVAFNAQIISAENGDPGPEDGIILGNDGAVYKAGWDGLVASGARIINNSWGIGIGDQYAQGGRDPAFANFTLKEAQAQFDNIRPILGTVAGGAYQGAIDAARSGVLTIFAAGNDYNRNNPDAISGLAYFVPQIAPNWLSVAALQQNPDTSSANPYVISTFSSRCGYAASFCVSAPGTRIYSSVINGTSLENLTTDWANFNGTSMAAPHVAGSAAVLMERFPYMSGEQISTLLKTTATDLGAPGIDALYGWGMINLGKAVDGPGMFITAEDIPAEFRIDGAYGSGQFVADLPGIGAVVDAGKPTQRLCNDVHCGLDVWRNDISGHGGLTKLGIGSLVLTGSNTYSGPTLVNQGLLAVNGSITSDVTVSQSGVLGGSGRVGSLLAKSGGTVAPGNSIGTLNVAGDVTFEAGSTYAVEVSPTSSDRIVAGGTATLNGGTVTLALENSPTLLSSAQATSLIGRQYDILQAAGGITGSFGAVLPDYVFIGGNLNYAATGVQLAVARNANSFASAGATDNQRAVAAAAEQLGAGNAVYESVLLAPNAASAQGAFQQLSGEIYPALQSALVNDSRYLREAVGERLQNGEMGASSQTVDTRGNVWVKALGAWGKSDARSDTAGYTTSIGGLLAGVDGALDDDTRLGLVAGYSDTSLNMGSGTHSRAAVDSYHFGAYAGHEIGAWRLSGGATYSWHRADVKRDLQYGEVAGKQKAKVDARSTQVFGEAAYRVNLQPLALEPFANLAYVHLDTDGVTEKGDAAALKSRDDRRDLVLSTLGARALKTFNVNDHQQLQLSGTLGWQHTLSSTASQQHLAFASGGPSFAVQSTPMARDAALVGARASLALSKEARVNFDYNGLLSGKEKVHGVGLSLDWAF from the coding sequence GTGAACAAACGCAAGTCAGGGTTAACTAGCGCCATCCACACCGCCCTGGGCTATCCGTCCAGGGCCAACCGCAGCGCACCTTACGGCGCGCTGCTGTGTTGCCTGGCCAGCTTGGGAACCGCTCAGGCCGCGCCGTACGTAGAAACCGGCAAGACGGGCGATGCGGCCAGCTGGCGCAGCAATGAGTTCAAGGCCGACTGGGGCCTTGGCGCCGTGCACGCCGACACCGCGTATGCCGCCGGCTACACCGGCAAGGGCGTGAAACTGGGGATATTCGACCAGCCGGTATATGCCCAGCACCCCGAGTTTGCCAGCCCGGGCAAAGTGGTGACTGTGGTCACCGAGGGTATTCGTCAATACACCGACCCCTATATTCCGGTCAAAGCCGGTGACGCCTTTCGTTATGACGGCACGCCGTCGCTGGGCTCCAACGGCAAGCTGGGCAACCACGGCACTCATGTCGGCGGCATTGCCGCAGGCAACCGCGATGGCGGACCGATGCATGGCGTGGCGTTCAACGCTCAGATCATCAGCGCCGAGAACGGCGACCCAGGGCCCGAAGACGGCATCATCCTCGGTAACGACGGGGCGGTGTACAAGGCCGGTTGGGATGGGTTGGTCGCCAGCGGCGCGCGGATCATCAACAACAGCTGGGGCATCGGTATCGGCGACCAGTACGCCCAAGGCGGTCGTGACCCAGCGTTTGCGAACTTCACCCTCAAAGAAGCACAGGCCCAGTTCGACAATATCCGGCCGATCCTTGGCACGGTGGCAGGCGGCGCTTATCAGGGGGCGATCGATGCCGCCCGCAGCGGCGTACTGACCATCTTTGCCGCCGGTAACGACTACAACCGCAACAACCCCGATGCGATCTCAGGGCTGGCGTATTTTGTGCCACAGATCGCGCCCAACTGGTTGTCGGTGGCCGCGTTGCAGCAGAACCCAGACACCAGCAGCGCCAATCCTTATGTGATCAGCACCTTTTCCTCGCGCTGCGGGTACGCGGCGAGTTTTTGCGTGTCGGCGCCGGGGACCCGGATCTACAGCTCGGTGATCAATGGCACCAGCCTTGAAAACCTCACCACTGACTGGGCCAACTTCAACGGCACCTCCATGGCGGCGCCGCATGTGGCCGGCAGTGCTGCGGTGTTGATGGAGCGTTTCCCGTATATGAGCGGCGAGCAGATTTCCACCCTGCTCAAAACCACCGCCACCGACCTCGGCGCGCCAGGCATCGACGCGCTGTATGGCTGGGGCATGATCAACCTGGGCAAGGCCGTCGACGGACCGGGGATGTTTATCACTGCCGAAGATATTCCTGCCGAGTTTCGTATCGATGGCGCTTATGGCAGTGGCCAATTCGTCGCCGACCTGCCAGGCATCGGCGCGGTGGTGGATGCCGGCAAGCCGACCCAACGCCTGTGCAATGACGTGCACTGTGGCCTGGATGTGTGGCGCAACGACATCTCGGGTCATGGCGGCTTGACCAAGCTGGGCATCGGTTCGCTGGTACTGACCGGCAGCAATACCTACAGCGGTCCGACCCTGGTCAATCAGGGGCTGCTGGCGGTGAATGGCTCAATCACTTCCGACGTCACCGTCAGCCAGAGCGGCGTGCTGGGCGGCTCGGGGCGCGTCGGTTCGCTGCTGGCCAAATCCGGCGGCACCGTGGCGCCGGGCAATTCCATCGGCACGCTGAATGTGGCGGGAGACGTAACGTTCGAAGCAGGTTCCACTTATGCGGTAGAAGTCTCACCCACCAGCAGCGACCGCATCGTCGCCGGGGGCACCGCCACGCTCAATGGCGGCACCGTGACCCTGGCCCTGGAAAACAGCCCGACGTTATTGAGCAGCGCCCAGGCCACGAGTTTGATCGGGCGCCAATACGACATCCTGCAAGCGGCAGGCGGTATCACCGGCAGCTTCGGTGCGGTGCTGCCCGACTACGTGTTTATCGGTGGCAACCTGAACTATGCCGCCACCGGCGTGCAACTGGCGGTCGCGCGCAATGCCAACAGTTTTGCCAGTGCGGGCGCGACCGACAACCAACGCGCCGTGGCGGCCGCCGCCGAGCAATTGGGGGCGGGCAATGCCGTGTATGAAAGCGTGCTGCTGGCACCGAATGCGGCGTCGGCGCAGGGCGCGTTCCAACAGTTGAGCGGGGAAATCTACCCGGCGCTGCAGAGTGCGCTGGTCAATGACAGCCGCTATCTGCGCGAAGCCGTGGGCGAGCGCCTGCAAAACGGCGAAATGGGCGCCAGCAGCCAGACCGTCGACACGCGGGGCAACGTGTGGGTCAAGGCGCTGGGCGCATGGGGCAAGTCCGATGCGCGCAGCGACACGGCCGGCTACACCACCTCCATCGGCGGCCTGCTTGCCGGGGTCGACGGTGCGCTGGACGATGACACGCGCCTGGGCCTGGTCGCGGGTTACAGCGATACCTCACTGAACATGGGCAGCGGCACCCATTCCCGGGCCGCCGTCGACAGCTACCACTTCGGCGCCTACGCCGGGCACGAAATCGGTGCCTGGCGTTTGAGCGGTGGCGCCACCTATAGCTGGCACCGCGCGGATGTAAAGCGTGACCTGCAGTACGGCGAGGTCGCCGGCAAACAGAAAGCCAAGGTCGACGCACGCAGTACCCAAGTGTTCGGCGAAGCGGCGTATCGCGTCAATCTGCAGCCCCTGGCCCTGGAACCGTTCGCCAACTTGGCGTATGTCCACCTGGACACCGACGGCGTGACCGAAAAAGGCGATGCCGCTGCCCTGAAAAGCCGTGATGACCGCCGTGACCTGGTGTTGAGCACCTTGGGCGCGCGTGCGCTGAAAACCTTCAACGTCAATGACCACCAGCAACTGCAGCTGTCGGGGACCTTGGGCTGGCAGCACACGCTGAGCAGCACCGCGTCGCAGCAGCACTTGGCGTTCGCGTCGGGCGGCCCCTCTTTTGCGGTGCAGAGTACGCCGATGGCGCGCGATGCTGCGTTGGTGGGCGCACGCGCCAGCCTGGCATTGAGCAAAGAGGCACGGGTTAATTTCGACTACAACGGCTTGCTGTCCGGCAAGGAAAAGGTCCACGGGGTGGGGCTGAGCCTCGACTGGGCGTTCTGA
- a CDS encoding polyurethane esterase: MGVFDYKNLGTEGSKALFADAMAITLYAYHNLDNGFAVGYQHNGLGSGLPATLVAALLGSSDSQGVIPGVPWNPDSEKAALEAVQKAGWTPISASLLGYTGKVDARGTFFGEKAGYTTAQVEVLGKYDDAGKLLEIGIGFRGTSGPRETLISDSIGDLVSDVLAALGPKDYAKNYAGEAFGGLLKHVADYASAQGLSGHDVVVSGHSLGGLAVNSLADLSDSKWSGFYKDASYLAYASPTQSAGDKVLNIGYENDPVFRALDGSSFNGSSLGVHDQPHASTTDNIVSFNDHYASTLWNVLPFSIVNLPTWVSHLPTGYGDGMTRILESGFYEQMTRDSTIIVANLSDPARATTWVQDLNRNAEPHTGNTFIIGSDGNDLIQGGRGADFIEGGKGNDTIRDSSGHNTFLFGGPFGQDRIIGYQPTDKLVFTDVQGRADYRDHVNVVAGDTVISFGGNSVTLVGVSGVSGEGIVIS; this comes from the coding sequence ATGGGTGTCTTTGACTATAAAAACCTCGGAACCGAGGGTTCCAAAGCGCTGTTCGCCGATGCCATGGCGATCACGCTGTATGCCTATCACAACCTGGATAACGGCTTTGCCGTAGGCTATCAGCACAACGGTCTGGGGTCGGGCTTACCCGCGACGCTGGTGGCGGCGTTGCTGGGCAGCAGCGATTCGCAAGGCGTGATTCCGGGCGTGCCCTGGAACCCCGACTCGGAAAAAGCCGCGTTGGAGGCGGTCCAAAAGGCCGGTTGGACACCCATCAGCGCCAGCCTCCTGGGGTATACCGGCAAGGTCGACGCGCGGGGTACCTTCTTTGGCGAAAAGGCCGGCTACACGACGGCCCAGGTCGAGGTGCTGGGCAAGTACGATGACGCGGGTAAGTTGCTCGAAATCGGCATCGGTTTTCGTGGCACCTCTGGCCCCAGGGAAACCTTGATCAGCGATTCCATCGGCGACCTGGTCAGTGACGTGCTCGCGGCGTTGGGCCCCAAGGACTATGCGAAAAACTACGCGGGCGAAGCCTTTGGCGGTTTGCTCAAGCATGTTGCCGACTATGCAAGCGCCCAGGGCCTGAGCGGCCACGACGTGGTGGTCAGCGGCCACAGCCTGGGTGGCCTGGCGGTCAACAGCCTGGCTGACCTGAGTGACAGCAAATGGAGCGGATTCTACAAAGACGCCAGCTACTTGGCCTACGCCTCTCCAACCCAGAGCGCTGGCGACAAGGTGCTCAATATCGGCTATGAAAACGACCCGGTATTCCGCGCGCTGGACGGCTCATCCTTCAACGGATCGTCGCTGGGCGTGCATGACCAGCCACACGCGTCGACCACCGACAACATCGTCAGCTTCAACGACCATTACGCCTCGACGCTGTGGAACGTACTGCCGTTTTCCATCGTCAACCTGCCGACCTGGGTCTCGCACCTGCCCACCGGGTATGGCGACGGCATGACGCGCATCCTCGAATCCGGGTTCTATGAGCAGATGACCCGCGACTCGACCATCATCGTCGCCAACCTGTCCGACCCGGCCCGTGCCACCACCTGGGTGCAGGATCTCAACCGCAACGCAGAGCCGCACACGGGCAACACCTTTATCATCGGCAGTGACGGCAACGACCTGATCCAGGGCGGTAGAGGCGCGGACTTTATCGAGGGCGGCAAAGGCAATGACACGATCCGCGACAGCAGTGGGCATAACACCTTTTTATTCGGTGGGCCGTTCGGTCAGGACCGAATCATCGGTTACCAGCCGACGGACAAGTTAGTGTTTACGGATGTGCAGGGCCGTGCCGATTATCGCGATCACGTCAACGTTGTGGCCGGGGATACGGTGATCAGTTTTGGTGGGAATTCGGTGACGTTGGTGGGGGTGAGCGGAGTGTCAGGGGAGGGGATCGTGATCAGTTGA
- a CDS encoding YgdI/YgdR family lipoprotein — translation MNMKNLGLPLVALTFLVLAGCATQTVVTLQNGTQYLTKDTPNAKTADGFYEFTDIAGKRIRVKADDVATVRKEN, via the coding sequence ATGAACATGAAGAATTTGGGGCTGCCACTGGTTGCACTCACTTTTCTGGTATTGGCCGGTTGCGCCACGCAAACCGTCGTGACGCTGCAAAATGGTACCCAGTATTTGACCAAGGACACACCAAACGCCAAGACCGCCGACGGTTTTTACGAATTCACCGATATCGCCGGCAAGCGTATACGCGTCAAGGCCGATGATGTGGCTACCGTGCGCAAGGAAAACTAG